In Cheilinus undulatus linkage group 16, ASM1832078v1, whole genome shotgun sequence, one DNA window encodes the following:
- the LOC121524153 gene encoding transcription termination factor 1, mitochondrial: MAALPGMKTLFSLHRSLTLQRFALIPAQSTSSHPHRRLCSSSTGNADPEPQVTENESLLENLNLMGVDVREARRRQPGVFRRAFTNEQEVAQFLQGKGASREVVAGIISRYPRAITRSGEHMEQRWGLWRNIFKTDVEIVNILDRSPESFFRSSDNKNLEKNIAFLSSLGLESKDLHRLLAAAPRTFSNSFELNRQMVEVLEDICSELGGTNPQQFAKNIISRNAYILTRSTKRVKTNIDILRASLKLSGEELLALFKGPGAEILDLSNEYLKNNLNSLQQKMVSLGCKKADLKKLVYSYPLVLYIGRNTLISKLDCLLKGGIKMTQILEKPKVLDYSTENITGRLEELKKVGYDFEKNGINILDTSKKRFDAKLEKLKISR; encoded by the coding sequence ATGGCAGCTCTACCTGGGATGAAGACTCTTTTTAGCCTCCATAGATCACTGACATTGCAGCGCTTTGCACTCATTCCAGCGCAGTCGACATCCAGCCACCCACACAGGAGGCTTTGCAGCTCTAGTACAGGAAATGCTGATCCAGAGCCACAAGTAACGGAAAATGAATCTCTGCTGGAGAACCTGAACCTCATGGGAGTGGATGTGAGGGAGGCACGTCGGCGTCAGCCTGGAGTATTTCGTAGAGCGTTCACTAATGAACAAGAAGTCGCTCAGTTTCTGCAAGGCAAAGGTGCAAGCAGAGAAGTAGTAGCAGGAATCATATCTCGCTATCCTCGCGCTATCACACGTTCAGGTGAACACATGGAACAGCGCTGGGGGCTGTGGAGAAACATCTTCAAGACTGATGTAGAAATAGTGAACATCCTGGATCGCTCGCCTGAATCTTTCTTCCGCTCTAGTGATAACAAGAACTTGGAGAAGAACATAGCATTCCTGTCCTCACTGGGATTGGAATCCAAAGACCTCCATCGGCTGCTGGCAGCAGCGCCACGGACGTTCTCCAACAGTTTTGAGCTCAATAGGCAGATGGTGGAAGTTTTGGAGGATATCTGTTCTGAACTGGGAGGAACGAATCCGCAACAGTTTGCTAAAAACATCATATCCAGAAACGCTTACATTCTAACACGAAGCACTAAGAGGGTCAAGACAAACATTGACATCCTGAGGGCTTCTCTTAAGTTGAGTGGTGAAGAACTGCTCGCCCTTTTTAAAGGCCCTGGGGCAGAAATTCTGGACCTTTCCAATGAGTAtctgaaaaataatttgaacaGTCTACAGCAGAAGATGGTTTCACTTGGCTGCAAGAAGGCTGACTTGAAGAAACTGGTTTACAGTTATCCACTGGTTCTGTACATTGGCCGGAACACACTGATCTCCAAGCTAGACTGTCTTCTTAAAGGAGGAATAAAAATGACACAGATACTAGAAAAGCCAAAGGTGTTGGACTACAGCACAGAGAACATTACAGGGCGACTAGAGGAGCTTAAGAAAGTAGGATATGACTTTGAAAAGAATGGCATAAACATCTTGGACACAAGCAAAAAGCGCTTTGATGCAAAGCTggaaaaacttaaaatctcaagataa
- the dus3l gene encoding tRNA-dihydrouridine(47) synthase [NAD(P)(+)]-like has translation MENTAEEQAATKPDVTVKGEAAIKQEFLTTKETFHGFVDSEWQARNREKVGETDIKEETKETSTEEPEAKKLKLEPEETNKWGKPDGKRHRGQNKSRPHTKSSAYDEKRLCVSVIQSDKECHFGDKCHFYHDVAEYMANKPADIGESCYLYDTFGKCFYGLSCRFAKAHTTPDFKTMENADLIKANEGRTTVKNNLSKDLQNRLRKHSVAFKKSEEYLKILSNNKQQQQGNGNKPVMEASTDSTQDGQDQLTETEQKLQTSPDIHPPVKTVGPLTDVDVIKLRPCEKKQVDFQDKLYLAPLTTCGNLPFRRVCKRFGADITCGEMAMCTNLLQGQQSEWALLKRHESEDLFGVQVEGCFPDTMTRCAELINNNTEVDFVDINSGCPIDLVYKKGGGCGLMTRTRKFEQIIKGMNYVLDVPLTVKIRTGVQEKSNIAHKLIPEMKKWGVSMVTLHGRSREQRYTKLADWDYINTCSKLASPVPLFGNGDILSYEDAMKARETGVSGIMIARGALIKPWIFTEIKESRHWDISSSERLDILRDFSNFGLEHWGSDTRGVEKTRTFMLEWLSFMCRYIPVGLLERVPQKINERPPYYMGRNYMESLMASQHVGDWVRISEMLLGPVPKTFNFLPKHKANAYK, from the exons ATGGAAAACACGGCGGAGGAGCAAGCAGCAACGAAGCCTGATGTTACTGTTAAGGGGGAAGCTGCCATCAAACAAGA ATTCCTAACCACTAAGGAAACATTTCATGGGTTTGTAGACTCTGAGTGGCAGgccagaaacagagaaaaagttgGTGAAACTGACATAAAGGAAGAGACAAAGGAAACATCTACTGAGGAACCCGAAGCCAAAAAGCTCAAACTAGAGCCCGAGGAGACAAATAAATGGGGAAAACCAGACGGTAAAAGACATCGCGGACAGAATAAGTCAAGGCCTCACACCAAATCTTCTGCTTATGATGAGAAACGCCTGTGTGTCTCAGTCATTCAG AGTGATAAGGAATGCCACTTCGGAGACAAGTGCCACTTTTACCATGATGTTGCAGAGTACATGGCCAATAAGCCCGCTGACATCGGGGAAAGCTGCTACCTCTACGACACGTTTGGGAAATGTTTTTATGGCCTCTCCTGCCGCTTTGCCAAAGCTCACACTACTCCTGACTTTAAAACCATGGAAAATGCAGACCTCATAAAGGCAAATGAGGGCAGGACCACTGTGAAAAACAACTTGAGTAAAGACCTCCAGAATCGTCTGAGGAAGCACTCTGTGGCCTTCAAGAAGTCAGAGGAGTACCTGAAAATACTTTCaaacaataaacaacaacagcagggGAATG GTAACAAACCAGTCATGGAAGCATCTACAGATTCAACACAGGATGGGCAGGATcagttgacagaaacagaacaaaag TTGCAGACCAGCCCTGACATACACCCTCCAGTGAAGACTGTCGGCCCACTCACTGATGTGGATGTTATCAAGTTGCGCCCGTGTGAAAAGAAACAG GTGGATTTTCAAGATAAGCTGTACCTTGCTCCTTTAACGACT tGCGGAAATCTGCCTTTCCGTCGTGTGTGTAAGCGCTTTGGAGCCGATATCACGTGTGGGGAAATGGCCATGTGCAcaaacctgctgcaggggcAACAGTCAGAGTGGGCTCTCCTGAAACGGCACGAAAGTGAAGATTTATTTGGCGTCCAG GTGGAAGGCTGCTTCCCTGACACTATGACGAGGTGTGCAGAGCTCATCAACAACAACACTGAAGTTGACTTTGTGGACATAAACTCTGGATGCCCCATTGACCTAGTTTACAAGAAG GGTGGAGGCTGCGGGTTGATGACACGCACCAGAAAGTTTGAACAGATCATCAAGGGAATGAATTAT GTCCTTGATGTACCTTTGACAGTCAAGATCCGCACTGGTGTCCAGGAGAAATCAAACATAGCACACAAACTCATCCCTGAGATGAAGAAATGGGGTGTCTCAATGGTCACA TTGCATGGCAGATCCAGAGAGCAGCGCTACACCAAGTTAGCAGACTGGGATTATATCAACACTTGCTCTAAGCTGGCCAGTCCTGTCCCACTTTTTG GTAATGGAGATATTCTGTCCTATGAAGATGCAATGAAAGCCAGAGAGACAGGAGTTTCTGGTATTATGATTGCAAG AGGTGCTCTCATTAAGCCGTGGATCTTCACTGAAATAAAGGAGAGCAGGCACTGGGACATCTCATCCAGTGAGCGACTAGATATCCTCAGGGATTTCTCCAACTTTGGTTTGGAGCACTGGGGCTCTGATACTCGAGGTGTGGAGAAGACTCGCACCTTCATGCTGGAGTGGCTGTCTTTTATGTGCAG gTATATCCCTGTGGGCTTATTGGAGCGAGTGCCGCAGAAGATCAATGAGCGACCTCCATACTACATGGGCAGAAACTACATGGAGTCACTGATGGCCAGTCAACATGTTGGGGATTGGGTCAGGATTAG